In a single window of the Oscillatoria sp. FACHB-1407 genome:
- a CDS encoding DUF2973 domain-containing protein, with the protein MLHLIYILVFTILAFLAVGNLIRNLMTLGIESQRSYGPQGRFTGGNNPYSRSRVAVPHPELLDDAGNVVDEPFLVMRSITVEDAREQLDAIYKASPGGETHDEV; encoded by the coding sequence ATGTTACATCTCATTTACATTCTCGTTTTTACAATCCTGGCTTTTTTGGCAGTGGGTAATTTGATTCGCAACCTCATGACGCTGGGGATCGAGTCTCAACGTTCCTATGGTCCACAGGGGCGTTTTACAGGTGGAAACAACCCCTACTCCCGCAGTCGAGTTGCGGTTCCCCATCCAGAATTGTTAGATGATGCTGGCAACGTAGTCGATGAACCTTTCCTGGTCATGCGCTCCATCACGGTTGAAGATGCGCGGGAGCAGTTAGACGCAATTTACAAAGCATCTCCCGGTGGCGAAACCCACGACGAGGTCTAG
- the thrS gene encoding threonine--tRNA ligase, giving the protein MSNSDALSQLEQPQKIHLPRTSESEALKKIRHTASHVMAMAVQKLFPKAQVTIGPWIENGFYYDFDSPEPFTEKDLKAIKKEMIKIINRKLPVIREEVSRSEAEQRIKTINEPYKLEILEGLEDPITIYHLGDAWWDLCAGPHLENTSELNPDAIELETVAGAYWRGDETKAQLQRIYGTAWETPEQLAEYKRRKEEALKRDHRKLGRELGLFIFSDLVGPGLPLWTPKGTVLRSLLEDFLKQEQLKRGYLPVVTPHIARVDLFKISGHWQNYKEDMFPMMAEDDAARLEEQGFAMKPMNCPFHIQIYKSELRSYRDLPMRLAEFGTVYRYEQSGELGGLTRVRGFTVDDSHLFVTPEQLDAEFVNVVDLILTVFEKLRLKNFKARLSFRDPALDKYIGSDEAWDKSQGAIRRAVETLGMDHFEGIGEAAFYGPKLDFIFQDALEREWQLGTVQVDYNLPERFDLEYVAEDGSRKRPVMIHRAPFGSLERLVGILIEEYAGDFPLWLAPVQIRLLPVTEDQLPFAKETIEKMRSLGIRAEVDLSGDRLGKLIRNAEKEKIPVMAVVGAKEMEANALNIRTRASGELGAIPVAEVLERLTRAIANYDDF; this is encoded by the coding sequence ATGTCAAACTCAGACGCCTTATCCCAGCTAGAACAGCCCCAAAAAATCCATCTGCCCCGTACCAGCGAATCTGAGGCACTCAAAAAAATTCGCCACACCGCCTCTCATGTCATGGCGATGGCAGTGCAAAAACTGTTTCCCAAGGCGCAAGTAACGATCGGTCCCTGGATTGAAAATGGGTTTTACTACGACTTTGATAGTCCTGAGCCGTTCACCGAAAAAGATTTGAAGGCAATCAAGAAGGAGATGATTAAAATCATCAATCGCAAATTGCCTGTGATTCGCGAGGAAGTGAGTCGCTCTGAGGCAGAACAGCGCATCAAGACAATTAACGAGCCTTACAAATTAGAAATTTTGGAAGGGCTAGAAGATCCCATCACGATTTATCACCTGGGCGATGCCTGGTGGGATTTGTGTGCAGGGCCTCACTTGGAGAATACGAGCGAACTGAATCCCGACGCGATCGAACTAGAGACGGTTGCTGGAGCCTATTGGCGAGGTGACGAAACCAAAGCCCAACTGCAACGCATCTACGGCACTGCCTGGGAAACCCCGGAACAGTTGGCGGAGTACAAACGCCGTAAAGAAGAGGCTCTTAAGCGAGATCATCGGAAGTTGGGTCGAGAGTTGGGGCTATTCATTTTCTCGGATCTCGTCGGTCCGGGGTTGCCCCTGTGGACTCCCAAAGGAACGGTGTTGCGATCGCTCCTTGAAGACTTTCTAAAGCAGGAGCAACTAAAACGGGGCTATTTGCCTGTTGTGACTCCCCACATTGCTCGTGTGGACTTGTTTAAGATCTCTGGGCACTGGCAAAACTACAAAGAAGATATGTTCCCGATGATGGCGGAGGACGATGCTGCCCGTCTGGAGGAACAAGGCTTTGCGATGAAGCCGATGAACTGCCCGTTTCACATTCAGATCTATAAGAGTGAGTTGCGTTCTTATCGAGATCTGCCGATGCGGTTAGCGGAGTTTGGCACAGTTTACCGCTACGAGCAATCTGGAGAATTGGGTGGTTTGACTCGGGTGCGCGGCTTCACGGTGGATGACTCACACCTGTTTGTCACACCAGAACAGTTGGATGCTGAATTCGTTAACGTCGTTGATTTGATTTTGACGGTGTTTGAAAAGCTCCGTCTGAAAAACTTCAAAGCTCGATTGAGTTTCCGGGATCCTGCTTTAGACAAATACATTGGCTCTGATGAAGCCTGGGATAAGTCACAGGGTGCCATCCGACGAGCCGTGGAAACCCTGGGGATGGATCACTTTGAAGGGATTGGGGAAGCTGCATTCTATGGTCCCAAGCTGGATTTCATCTTCCAGGACGCGCTAGAGCGGGAATGGCAATTGGGAACGGTGCAGGTAGACTATAACCTGCCCGAACGCTTTGACCTGGAATATGTCGCGGAGGATGGCTCCCGTAAACGTCCGGTGATGATTCATCGGGCTCCCTTCGGTTCCCTAGAGCGTCTGGTTGGTATCCTAATCGAGGAATACGCGGGAGACTTCCCCTTGTGGTTGGCTCCGGTGCAGATCCGATTGCTGCCTGTCACTGAGGATCAGCTTCCTTTTGCTAAAGAAACTATCGAAAAAATGCGATCGCTCGGTATTCGGGCAGAGGTTGACCTGAGTGGCGATCGCTTAGGCAAACTGATTCGCAACGCCGAGAAGGAGAAAATCCCAGTCATGGCGGTGGTTGGAGCGAAAGAGATGGAAGCCAACGCACTCAACATCCGTACTCGTGCTTCTGGTGAGTTGGGGGCAATTCCAGTCGCTGAGGTGCTGGAACGGTTGACACGGGCGATCGCTAATTACGACGACTTTTAG
- a CDS encoding Eco57I restriction-modification methylase domain-containing protein: protein MSEGLLRQVERWQRAIATYLTQQQPALSPSERNYPIQNLIINLLGLKLCEQYRLISAGHLHRLQRESDIYGRLQHLIQVVNTSYPSLLLPLNRHLIIPDDLLCDTLIQLETAWTTAIGVELLGQAYERCLSQWEITNSHGSTQNPSVQKTGGSYYTPRAIANDILHNTLDRLSNPRPTVLDPACGGGVFLLTAYQRLLEAHAAHLPYEKRRSLLLDCIFGVDIDPQAIAVTKLSLWLQLLIGESDPPGSLPNLDHNLQCGNALINFDWHQTFPVLTEAGGFDGVVGNPPYLDSEWMTALLPEWRRYCTTHYQTAVGNWDLFCVFIEKGLELCKPGGVLSFVVPNKLASATYAAKVRSLLTRDNHLLAIHDYSRVPVFAAAAYPLVFIAQKGIATSLSSVEYAQMTLVGDASAPVVERSHSFDYALYTRHPEQPWLLSSPNASALWLAELRLKFPPLAEIAQVTGAATVAEAYDLRSLLQDKPEPEPGDLRMVNSGTIDRYCLLWGQKPLRYLGASYWHPVVGRSQAQQLPQKRWQQASQPKIVVAGMTQGLECALDATGGILAGKSTSVVCSTVDLRYLLGILNSSLIRLYFVSHFGGNSLQGGYLRVGPPQLKQIPIPPPDLENVGDRPTEKITANHSLYCQLLELVNWRLLQGQSRESVELVELCDRQINHLVYELYGLTTTEIEQVEAWDGEARNKKR from the coding sequence ATGAGTGAAGGGCTACTGCGACAGGTTGAGCGTTGGCAACGAGCGATCGCCACCTACCTCACTCAGCAACAGCCCGCGCTATCTCCATCCGAACGCAACTACCCGATTCAGAACTTGATCATCAACCTTTTAGGGTTGAAATTGTGCGAACAGTATCGCCTGATTTCAGCAGGACACCTCCATCGCCTGCAACGAGAGAGTGATATTTACGGGCGGTTGCAGCACTTAATCCAGGTTGTCAATACAAGTTATCCATCCCTTTTGCTTCCCTTAAATAGGCACCTGATCATCCCGGATGACCTGCTCTGCGATACGCTCATCCAGCTTGAAACCGCGTGGACAACAGCGATCGGGGTTGAGCTTTTAGGACAGGCATACGAACGGTGTTTGAGCCAGTGGGAGATCACAAATTCTCATGGCAGCACTCAAAACCCTTCCGTCCAAAAGACGGGGGGATCGTATTACACACCACGGGCGATCGCCAATGACATCCTCCACAACACACTCGATCGACTGTCTAACCCCAGACCCACCGTTCTAGACCCTGCCTGTGGTGGGGGGGTGTTTCTGCTGACAGCTTACCAACGGTTGTTAGAGGCACACGCCGCCCACTTACCCTACGAAAAGCGGCGATCGCTTCTCCTGGATTGCATTTTTGGGGTAGACATTGACCCTCAGGCGATCGCTGTCACTAAGCTTTCCCTCTGGTTGCAACTGCTGATTGGCGAATCCGATCCCCCTGGTTCACTGCCCAACCTGGATCACAATCTCCAGTGCGGCAATGCCCTCATCAATTTTGATTGGCACCAAACCTTTCCTGTCCTCACAGAGGCGGGCGGATTTGATGGGGTGGTGGGCAACCCCCCTTACCTTGACTCTGAGTGGATGACAGCCCTATTGCCCGAATGGCGACGGTATTGCACGACTCACTATCAAACTGCTGTCGGCAACTGGGATCTGTTTTGCGTATTTATTGAGAAGGGGTTGGAACTGTGCAAACCGGGGGGGGTGCTGAGCTTTGTCGTCCCTAACAAACTGGCATCGGCGACCTATGCGGCAAAGGTGCGATCGCTCCTCACCCGTGACAACCACCTCCTGGCGATTCACGACTACTCCCGTGTGCCAGTGTTTGCGGCAGCAGCCTATCCTTTGGTGTTCATCGCGCAAAAAGGAATTGCGACATCGCTATCATCTGTTGAGTACGCACAGATGACTCTGGTCGGGGATGCCTCTGCTCCGGTAGTGGAGCGATCGCATTCCTTCGACTATGCCCTCTACACCCGCCACCCTGAGCAGCCCTGGTTGCTCTCCTCCCCCAACGCATCAGCACTCTGGCTCGCTGAACTGCGACTCAAATTTCCCCCATTGGCTGAGATTGCTCAAGTCACTGGAGCCGCCACCGTTGCCGAGGCGTATGACCTGCGATCGCTCCTTCAAGACAAACCAGAGCCAGAGCCCGGAGATCTGCGAATGGTCAACAGTGGCACGATCGATCGCTATTGTTTGTTGTGGGGTCAGAAACCATTGCGGTATTTGGGAGCGAGCTACTGGCACCCTGTGGTGGGGCGATCGCAAGCTCAGCAGTTACCCCAAAAACGCTGGCAACAGGCGTCTCAACCCAAAATCGTGGTCGCTGGCATGACACAAGGCTTAGAATGTGCCCTTGATGCCACTGGAGGCATTTTGGCAGGCAAATCGACGTCGGTGGTTTGTTCAACGGTTGACCTGCGCTACCTTCTGGGAATTTTGAACAGCAGCCTCATTCGGCTCTATTTTGTTAGCCACTTTGGCGGCAACAGTCTGCAAGGAGGGTATTTGCGAGTGGGACCACCCCAACTCAAACAGATTCCCATTCCACCGCCTGACCTGGAAAACGTGGGCGATCGCCCCACTGAAAAAATCACCGCAAACCACTCTCTCTATTGCCAACTGCTTGAGCTGGTTAATTGGCGTCTCCTCCAGGGACAATCACGGGAATCTGTGGAATTAGTGGAATTGTGCGATCGCCAGATCAATCACCTGGTCTATGAGTTATACGGCTTAACCACGACCGAGATCGAGCAGGTTGAAGCGTGGGATGGGGAAGCGAGAAACAAGAAAAGATGA
- a CDS encoding DUF2605 domain-containing protein, translating into MFNSNLPEPDLLKTLLEPLLDDFQHWFEQSRSLLESEDICFLGDEQQADLLARVKQAQQEVSTAQMLLKLTDGQVGVETAVLIPWHQLVTECWQVAVRLRLQRSSG; encoded by the coding sequence ATGTTTAATTCAAACTTGCCTGAGCCTGATTTGCTAAAAACCTTATTAGAACCGCTGTTAGATGATTTTCAACATTGGTTTGAGCAATCGCGATCGCTGCTAGAGTCTGAAGACATCTGCTTTTTGGGCGATGAACAGCAAGCCGATTTGCTGGCAAGAGTTAAGCAGGCACAGCAAGAGGTCAGCACAGCGCAAATGCTATTAAAACTAACGGATGGGCAGGTAGGGGTTGAAACGGCTGTTCTCATTCCCTGGCACCAACTTGTTACGGAATGCTGGCAAGTGGCAGTTCGTTTACGGCTTCAACGGTCATCAGGATAA
- a CDS encoding nucleoside 2-deoxyribosyltransferase, producing MAGTGRTRMMELTPERTGVPQKRIYLANPYGFSQQQKTLLLPPIIQAIEALGAEVWEPFSRNNQVDFSQAGWAYQVAQADFEDVKQCDGIFAIVNGTPPDEGVMVELGMAIALEKTIFLFRDDFRRCTDSEEYPLNLMLFAGLPKQGWEDYYYTSVSQIPSPDKALYRWLLPDSKTL from the coding sequence ATGGCTGGAACTGGCAGAACGCGCATGATGGAGTTGACCCCAGAGAGGACAGGTGTGCCACAAAAACGAATTTATCTAGCCAACCCTTATGGGTTTTCACAGCAGCAGAAAACGCTGCTCCTACCACCCATCATTCAGGCGATCGAAGCTCTGGGGGCAGAAGTATGGGAACCCTTTAGCCGCAACAATCAGGTCGATTTCTCTCAGGCCGGTTGGGCATATCAGGTCGCACAAGCTGACTTTGAGGATGTGAAACAGTGTGATGGCATTTTTGCGATCGTCAACGGCACCCCACCCGATGAAGGCGTCATGGTGGAACTGGGAATGGCGATCGCCCTGGAAAAAACAATATTTCTATTTCGAGATGATTTCCGTCGCTGCACCGACAGCGAGGAATATCCCCTCAACCTGATGCTATTTGCGGGGTTACCCAAACAAGGCTGGGAAGATTACTACTACACCTCCGTCAGCCAAATCCCCTCTCCCGATAAAGCCCTCTATCGATGGTTGTTGCCAGATTCTAAGACTCTGTAA
- a CDS encoding SOS response-associated peptidase — MCGRFSLGQTGKAIAETFQLSVEPDVMPRYNIAPTQPAPVVLAMADEPRHFQLLYWGLIPSWAKDPKMGARLINARAETVAEKPSFRAAFKRRRCLVVTDGFYEWQRSDTGKQPYYFQMRSHQPFAFAGLWEHWQGADGSEIDSCTILTTEANDLLSSIHDRMPVILHPQDYDLWLDPDMQQTDRLEALLQPYDTDPMMSYPVSPRMNSPKYDDPTCVEPIGA, encoded by the coding sequence GTGTGCGGACGGTTTTCGTTAGGGCAAACGGGAAAGGCGATCGCTGAGACGTTTCAACTCAGTGTCGAACCGGATGTGATGCCTCGCTACAACATTGCCCCCACCCAACCTGCCCCCGTCGTTCTCGCCATGGCAGACGAGCCACGGCACTTTCAATTGCTGTATTGGGGGTTAATTCCCTCGTGGGCAAAAGACCCTAAGATGGGCGCACGCCTGATCAACGCACGGGCGGAGACAGTAGCGGAGAAACCCTCCTTTCGAGCAGCATTTAAGCGTAGACGATGTCTGGTTGTAACCGATGGCTTTTATGAATGGCAGCGATCGGACACAGGCAAACAACCTTACTATTTTCAGATGCGATCGCACCAGCCTTTTGCCTTTGCTGGATTGTGGGAGCACTGGCAGGGAGCCGACGGGAGTGAGATTGACTCCTGCACGATTTTGACAACCGAGGCAAACGATCTCCTGAGTTCGATTCATGATCGGATGCCTGTAATTCTTCATCCTCAGGATTACGATCTCTGGCTCGACCCTGATATGCAACAAACCGACCGACTCGAGGCACTCTTGCAGCCTTATGACACTGACCCGATGATGAGCTATCCGGTGAGTCCTCGGATGAATAGCCCGAAGTATGACGATCCCACTTGTGTTGAACCGATCGGCGCATGA
- a CDS encoding ABC-F family ATP-binding cassette domain-containing protein, with translation MALFTLRSIHKGFGIKEILRDASFSLNEGDKVGLIGTNGSGKSTLLKMIAGLEPIDSGELWVNSGSRIVYLPQQPELDEDRTVLEQVFADSGDQMALVREYEELSNQLSHSTADNEKLMSRLSNVSQRIEAAGAWELETNAKVILSKLGIQDFDARIGDLSGGYRKRIALATALLSEPEVLLMDEPTNHLDALSVEWLQSYLNRYRGALLLITHDRYFLDRVTNRILEIDRGDLTSYSGNYAYYLEKKAAAEESAVSSQRKHAGVLRRELEWLKRGPKARSTKQKARIDRIRDMQAQEFKQTQGKVEISTAGRRIGKKVIELTGISKSYGDRTLIQDFTYLFNPEDRVGIIGSNGSGKSTLMNIITGRVSPDAGTVEVGSTIHIGYFDQHSEDVALNENERVIDYLKGIAELVKTADGSVITASQMLERFLFPPNQQYAPIHKLSGGEKRRLFLLRVLMSAPNVLILDEPTNDLDVQTLAVLEDYLEDFNGCVIVVSHDRYFLDRTVDAIFAFEPQGKLRQYPGNYSIYLDYKKAEEDAEEEERNKASKPTKAPAKSQTNGAIASTSASNPVVKASDSAKPRKLSFKEKREYETLETQIPEMETEKEMLEKQLYNNPPTDFVEMQQLTERLAELTQAIDTATERWLELAERA, from the coding sequence ATGGCTCTGTTTACATTGCGATCGATCCACAAAGGCTTTGGCATCAAGGAAATCCTGAGAGACGCCAGCTTTAGCCTGAACGAAGGCGATAAGGTTGGGCTAATCGGCACCAACGGCTCTGGCAAGTCTACATTGCTGAAAATGATTGCTGGTCTGGAACCCATCGACAGCGGAGAGCTATGGGTCAATAGCGGTTCCCGTATTGTCTACCTGCCACAACAGCCCGAACTGGATGAAGATCGCACCGTTCTAGAACAGGTTTTTGCCGATAGTGGCGACCAGATGGCACTCGTGCGGGAGTATGAAGAACTCTCGAATCAGTTGTCTCACAGCACAGCAGACAACGAAAAGCTGATGTCGCGACTGTCGAACGTCTCCCAACGCATTGAGGCAGCGGGTGCCTGGGAGTTGGAAACTAACGCCAAAGTGATCTTGAGCAAGTTAGGCATTCAAGATTTTGATGCCCGAATTGGGGATCTATCCGGGGGATATCGCAAACGCATTGCTCTGGCAACGGCTCTTTTGTCAGAGCCAGAGGTGTTGTTGATGGACGAACCGACAAACCACCTGGATGCTCTCTCGGTGGAGTGGTTACAGAGTTACTTGAATCGCTATCGGGGAGCGTTACTCCTGATCACCCACGATCGCTACTTTCTCGATCGCGTCACAAATCGCATTTTAGAAATCGATCGCGGCGATCTCACGAGCTACAGCGGCAACTACGCCTATTACCTGGAGAAAAAAGCCGCCGCAGAAGAGTCTGCCGTTAGCAGCCAGCGCAAACATGCAGGTGTCTTGCGACGCGAGTTAGAGTGGCTCAAACGTGGACCCAAAGCCCGCAGCACCAAGCAAAAAGCCCGGATTGACCGAATTCGGGACATGCAAGCACAAGAGTTTAAGCAGACACAAGGCAAGGTCGAAATCTCAACGGCGGGTCGGCGCATCGGCAAAAAAGTGATAGAGCTAACTGGAATCTCCAAATCCTATGGCGATCGCACCCTGATTCAAGATTTCACCTACCTCTTCAACCCAGAAGATCGGGTCGGGATCATCGGCAGCAACGGCTCTGGCAAATCCACCTTGATGAACATCATCACGGGACGAGTTTCACCCGATGCAGGCACCGTCGAGGTCGGTTCCACCATTCACATTGGTTATTTTGACCAGCACTCCGAAGATGTTGCTCTGAATGAAAACGAGCGGGTGATCGACTACCTGAAAGGCATCGCTGAACTAGTAAAAACCGCCGATGGCAGCGTTATTACTGCCTCCCAGATGCTAGAACGGTTCTTATTTCCACCCAACCAGCAATATGCCCCGATTCACAAGCTCTCTGGTGGCGAAAAACGCCGACTGTTCTTATTGCGAGTGCTGATGAGTGCGCCTAACGTCTTAATTCTGGACGAACCGACGAATGACCTCGACGTTCAAACCCTTGCTGTGTTGGAGGACTATCTTGAGGACTTTAACGGTTGTGTGATTGTGGTATCCCACGATCGCTACTTCCTCGATCGCACCGTTGACGCCATTTTTGCCTTTGAGCCTCAAGGCAAATTGCGCCAATATCCCGGCAACTACTCAATTTATCTCGATTACAAAAAAGCCGAAGAAGACGCCGAAGAAGAGGAGCGTAACAAAGCCAGCAAACCCACAAAAGCTCCTGCGAAATCACAAACAAACGGGGCGATCGCCTCGACTTCAGCCAGCAATCCGGTTGTCAAAGCAAGCGATTCTGCCAAACCGCGCAAGCTCTCCTTTAAAGAAAAGCGAGAATACGAAACGCTGGAGACTCAGATTCCCGAAATGGAAACTGAGAAGGAAATGCTGGAAAAGCAACTTTACAACAATCCCCCAACCGATTTTGTTGAGATGCAACAATTGACCGAACGGCTAGCTGAATTAACTCAGGCAATTGATACGGCAACGGAGCGATGGCTGGAACTGGCAGAACGCGCATGA
- a CDS encoding M20 family metallopeptidase: MLSRIKDIAASLAPRLIEIRRHLHSNPELSGQEYQTAAYVAGVMSSCGLRVQELVGKVGVVAELAGTGEDSRLLAIRTDMDALPIQERTGLDFASRQPGIMHACGHDVHTTVGLGTAMVLSQLAEALPGNIRFLFQPAEETAQGANWMIRDGAMNGVSSILSVHVFPTIPAGCVGIRYGALTAAADDLELTIIGESGHGARPHEAVDAIWIASQVITTLQQAISRTQNPLRPVVLTIGQIQGGRAPNVIADQVRMTGTVRSLHPDTSATLPNWIEQIVASVCQSYGARYEMNYKRGVPSVLNNSPLTQIVETAAEEAWGSDRVQILLEPSLGAEDFSLYLQHAPGTMFRLGVAFPDQPNYPLHHPQFHVDEASIVTGVVTMAYSAYLYWQRGDHRDGGADLPR, encoded by the coding sequence ATGCTGAGCCGAATTAAAGATATTGCCGCCAGTCTTGCCCCTCGCCTCATTGAGATTCGTCGTCACCTCCACAGCAACCCCGAACTGAGTGGTCAAGAATATCAAACTGCTGCCTATGTGGCAGGGGTCATGTCCTCCTGTGGGTTGCGTGTGCAAGAACTGGTTGGCAAGGTGGGAGTCGTAGCCGAGCTAGCCGGAACCGGGGAAGATTCTCGATTACTCGCCATTCGGACGGACATGGACGCTCTCCCGATTCAGGAGCGTACCGGGTTAGACTTTGCCTCTCGCCAACCAGGCATCATGCACGCCTGTGGTCATGATGTCCACACAACCGTTGGCTTGGGTACGGCAATGGTCTTGTCTCAACTGGCAGAAGCATTACCGGGCAACATCCGATTTCTCTTTCAACCTGCCGAAGAAACGGCTCAAGGGGCAAACTGGATGATTCGGGATGGGGCAATGAATGGAGTATCGTCAATCTTGAGTGTTCATGTGTTTCCCACAATCCCCGCAGGTTGTGTTGGCATCCGCTATGGAGCACTGACAGCAGCAGCAGACGATCTAGAGTTGACGATCATTGGAGAGTCAGGGCATGGGGCACGCCCCCACGAGGCGGTTGATGCGATCTGGATTGCCTCTCAGGTGATCACGACGCTGCAACAGGCGATTAGCCGCACCCAAAATCCACTGCGTCCTGTCGTGCTGACCATTGGTCAAATTCAAGGAGGACGAGCTCCCAACGTGATTGCCGATCAGGTGCGTATGACGGGCACAGTGCGATCGCTTCACCCTGACACCAGCGCAACCCTGCCCAACTGGATCGAGCAGATTGTAGCGAGTGTCTGCCAATCTTATGGGGCACGGTATGAAATGAACTACAAACGGGGGGTTCCCTCGGTATTAAACAACTCACCGTTGACTCAGATTGTTGAAACAGCAGCAGAGGAAGCTTGGGGCAGCGATCGCGTCCAGATCTTGCTGGAACCTTCCCTCGGAGCCGAAGATTTCTCCCTTTATCTACAACACGCCCCCGGAACAATGTTTCGTCTGGGGGTCGCCTTTCCCGACCAACCCAACTACCCCCTCCATCATCCTCAGTTTCATGTCGATGAAGCATCGATTGTGACAGGAGTTGTCACCATGGCATATTCTGCTTACCTGTATTGGCAACGGGGTGATCATCGTGACGGGGGAGCAGATTTACCTCGCTAG
- a CDS encoding RecB family exonuclease: MTYSISAAKLQAYYRCPQAYYFRYERRLPGAAFFSSAVLGTSLHQALAQIYRDWHYQDAIPQFDWLEHCWSQQTRDLTPNQVTEGRSILQRYYHTFIANQSSLRRPLAVEGRIQGTLQVENVEFLLTGRYDRLDYLDDGLELIDYKSSKDIDLMHPDEMDLQIGLYFLALEQRYRRSLKRLSLLYLRSGEKISFDVTPHHRQQVESLIGELALQLRHDRRWSPFPGDQCDRCAYARYCPAVNVDPDPLPEDSKPESGLQLVLSL, encoded by the coding sequence ATGACGTACTCGATCTCCGCCGCTAAGCTACAGGCATATTATCGTTGTCCCCAAGCGTATTATTTTCGGTATGAGCGGCGGTTGCCCGGAGCGGCGTTTTTTAGCTCAGCCGTCCTGGGAACCTCACTGCATCAAGCATTGGCACAAATTTATCGAGATTGGCACTATCAGGATGCCATTCCTCAGTTTGATTGGCTGGAGCATTGTTGGAGTCAGCAGACCCGCGATCTAACTCCGAATCAGGTGACTGAGGGACGATCAATCCTACAGCGTTATTATCATACGTTCATCGCTAATCAAAGTTCGTTGCGGCGACCACTCGCAGTGGAAGGCAGAATTCAGGGGACGTTGCAAGTTGAAAACGTCGAGTTTCTTTTAACAGGACGGTATGATCGCCTCGATTATCTAGACGATGGGCTGGAGTTAATTGACTACAAATCCTCTAAGGACATCGACCTGATGCACCCCGATGAGATGGATTTGCAGATCGGGCTGTATTTTTTGGCACTGGAGCAACGCTATCGGCGTAGCTTAAAGCGGTTGAGCTTGCTTTACCTTCGCAGCGGAGAAAAAATTAGCTTTGATGTTACACCTCATCATCGGCAGCAGGTTGAGTCACTGATTGGCGAGTTAGCCTTGCAACTGCGACACGATCGCCGTTGGTCGCCGTTTCCGGGAGATCAGTGCGATCGCTGTGCCTACGCGCGCTATTGTCCGGCGGTGAATGTAGATCCCGATCCTTTGCCAGAGGACAGCAAACCCGAAAGTGGGCTACAACTCGTATTGAGCCTTTGA